One window of Deltaproteobacteria bacterium GWA2_45_12 genomic DNA carries:
- a CDS encoding ATP synthase F1 subunit epsilon produces MIFSAPRLRSGTLKVWCLSGVEDIRIKIIMSLHVEILTPSQALFKGDADEVVAPSVNGEVGLLPQHTEYLTLLQAGALSVRQADQTKTFDITGGLLTVAQDYVTVLVDGVLLPSTS; encoded by the coding sequence GTGATTTTCTCGGCCCCTCGACTCCGCTCGGGGACCCTTAAAGTGTGGTGTCTGAGCGGAGTCGAAGACATTAGAATTAAAATAATTATGTCTCTACACGTCGAAATTCTAACTCCCTCGCAGGCCCTTTTTAAGGGGGATGCTGATGAAGTTGTGGCCCCGTCAGTCAATGGCGAAGTGGGTCTTCTCCCCCAGCATACAGAATACCTTACCCTTCTTCAGGCAGGGGCCTTATCTGTCCGTCAAGCCGACCAAACCAAAACCTTTGACATCACCGGTGGCCTACTGACAGTGGCCCAAGATTATGTGACGGTGTTAGTCGATGGGGTTCTGTTGCCTTCAACTTCTTGA
- a CDS encoding F0F1 ATP synthase subunit beta, whose amino-acid sequence MTQQSGKITQVIGPVVDVRFDSGNLPEIYTALTLTNPSISNQEDNLVLEVAQHLGENTVRCIAMDSSEGLVRGQPVKNTGKPIQMPVGREVLGRILNVVGEPVDEGGPIKTKKTLPIHREAPKFVDQDVKVQMFETGIKVVDLLAPYSRGGKIGLFGGAGVGKTVLIMELINNVAQQHGGYSVFAGVGERTREGNDLWHEMKDSGVLAKAALVYGQMNEPPGARARVALSALTVSEYFRDEEGQDVLLFIDNIFRFTQAGSEVSALLGRIPSAVGYQPTLATEMGNLQERITTTTKGSITSVQAIYVPADDLTDPAPATAFAHLDATTVLSRQIAELGIYPAVDPLDSTSRILDPQVVGEEHYKVARQVQQTLQKYKDLQDIIAILGMDELSEEDKLVVSRARKIQKFLSQPFFVAAQFTGLEGKYVKVADTIRGFREIVEGKHDDVPEQAFYLVGSIEEVLAKAQKLAA is encoded by the coding sequence GCCCCGTGGTCGACGTAAGATTTGATTCCGGCAATTTGCCTGAGATTTATACAGCGCTTACGCTGACCAATCCTTCCATTAGTAACCAGGAAGATAATCTTGTGCTGGAAGTGGCCCAGCATTTGGGTGAAAACACGGTGCGCTGCATTGCCATGGATTCAAGTGAAGGTTTGGTTCGTGGCCAGCCTGTTAAAAATACCGGTAAACCCATCCAAATGCCCGTTGGCCGCGAAGTTTTAGGACGCATCTTGAATGTCGTCGGCGAGCCTGTCGACGAAGGGGGCCCTATCAAAACCAAAAAAACTTTGCCCATTCACCGTGAAGCTCCCAAATTTGTGGATCAGGACGTGAAAGTGCAAATGTTTGAAACAGGTATTAAAGTGGTTGATCTTTTGGCCCCCTACTCCCGTGGCGGAAAAATCGGTTTGTTCGGGGGAGCCGGTGTGGGAAAGACCGTGCTTATCATGGAATTAATCAACAACGTTGCCCAGCAACACGGCGGTTACTCGGTGTTTGCCGGTGTGGGGGAACGTACCCGCGAAGGAAACGATTTGTGGCACGAAATGAAAGATTCCGGCGTTTTGGCCAAAGCAGCCCTTGTGTATGGTCAGATGAACGAGCCCCCCGGTGCTCGTGCCCGCGTGGCGCTTTCCGCTTTGACGGTTTCTGAATATTTCCGTGATGAAGAAGGTCAGGATGTGCTTTTGTTCATCGATAATATTTTCCGTTTTACTCAGGCCGGTTCGGAAGTGTCGGCTTTGCTTGGACGTATTCCTTCGGCTGTGGGGTATCAGCCGACACTGGCCACTGAAATGGGTAATTTGCAGGAACGCATTACCACAACAACCAAGGGGTCCATCACCTCTGTGCAGGCTATTTACGTGCCCGCTGACGATTTGACTGACCCGGCTCCCGCAACGGCCTTTGCCCACTTGGATGCAACCACGGTTCTTTCACGCCAGATTGCGGAACTTGGAATTTATCCCGCAGTGGATCCCTTGGATTCCACTTCGCGTATCTTGGATCCACAAGTTGTGGGAGAAGAACATTACAAGGTGGCTCGCCAGGTTCAGCAGACATTGCAAAAATATAAAGACCTTCAGGATATCATCGCCATTTTGGGGATGGATGAATTGTCCGAAGAAGATAAATTGGTTGTGTCCCGTGCCCGCAAAATCCAGAAATTCCTGTCACAGCCCTTCTTTGTGGCCGCCCAGTTTACAGGTTTGGAAGGAAAGTATGTGAAGGTGGCCGACACCATCCGTGGTTTCAGGGAAATTGTGGAAGGCAAGCACGACGATGTGCCCGAACAGGCTTTTTATCTGGTGGGTTCCATCGAAGAAGTGTTAGCCAAGGCGCAGAAATTGGCTGCGTGA